The stretch of DNA ATTTAGGGGCCGGGCCCATCTCATACTAGGTTCATCAGGTTGGCAAAAGCTTGGAACTAAGGATGTGTCCGACATAGGTGAGAGTTTTCTGGAAAGCCTCCAAGGGCCAGGACAAAAGGTTTACACCAGGGGCCCTTGGACGTCTGATCTGGTTGAACTTGAACCCTGGGACGGTTGGAATGGTTCTTGAAGTACTTAAGCCGCATCTACAACCCATAACAGGAGGGCTCAAAGTCACAGCTTTCTTCTGGAGCGTCAGTCAGGGGCTGAAAGGGGGCCACCTGCTGCCCAGCCACAAGACTGAGGGGTTACTACTTGTACTCCTTAGACATTTTATGCAAGGGAGTGGTGAGGACCCACTGTAAAGTCAGGAAGTTCTCCCGTGAGGTCAAGCCAAACACATGAAAACAACTCTCCAGGTTCTTAGGGCGACTTCCCTGTCCCCTCGGAGGTCAAAGtctaggagcagaaggagaaaactggaatGTGtcctgacagagagagagagcatggctTCTCAAATGTGGTGGCTACAGGGCAGGGTAGTAGGTGCTTCACCACCTCCCTCTGACCACAGGAACCCAGATGGTGATGTGCAGCCGTGGTGCTACGtgccagagacagaggagggcatCTACTGGCGCTATTGTGATATCCCCACCTGTCACAGTGAGTGAGCGCAGGAGCCTGGGGTGGGGTCGCTTTCAGAAGTGGGattctgactctgcttcctccaCAGTGCCTGGGTACCTAGGCTGCTTCGTGGACTCTGGGGCACCCCCCGCTCTCAGTGGTCCGAGTGGCACCTCCACAAAGCTCACGGTCCAGGTGTGCCTTCGATTCTGCCGCATGAAGGGCTACCAGGTACTGTCCTTGGTCTCAGACCAGTGACCCTTTATCTTGACCTCAGGGCCCTACCCAGCTCCCAACACTGATGCCAGAACTTGACACTAACTTCTGAACCTCACCAATCCCTACTTCCCACCCCATTATCCACCCATATCCACCATCCCTGCCTTTGGGGTCACCCAGTCTGTGCTCTCAGCTGGCTGGCGTGGAGGCTGGTTATGCCTGCTTCTGTGGCTCTGAAAGCGACCTGGCCCGGGGACGGCCAGCCCCTGCCACCGACTGTGACCAGATCTGTTTCGGCCACCCAGGCCAGCTGTGTGGAGGCGACGGGCGACTGGGCATCTATGAAGGTGAGATGTGAACCAGAATGAGGAGCATCAGTGGGATCTGATGTGCCGTTCCCCAGTGGGAGTGTAATCAGGGAAGCCTGATGCTGGGGTGGGATAAGATCGGGAGACAAGGGTTGAAGGCAGGATCTGTAATGAGCATGAGGTGGAACCTGATTGTGAAGCCCGCACTTGATAAAGGGATTGGTCGGAAGGTGGGGCCTATTTATAGAAACTGGTCGGTGCCAGATGCCAGTACTGGGGCGGGAACGAGGCTTACTTGGAAAGGGGGATCTCTGTGCTGGAAAGAAAGAGCCCGGATGGCCTCAGGTTCTTGACCGTCTCCCCCGCCCACAGTGTCCGTGGGCTCATGCCAGGGAAACTGGACGGCGCCTCAGGGTGTCATCTATTCCCCGGACTTTCCGGATGAGTATGGGCCAGATCGGAACTGCAGCTGGGTACTGGGCCAAATGGGCGCTGCGCTAGAGCTCACCTTCCGCCTCTTCGAGTTGGCCGATTCGCGAGACCGGCTGGAGCTGCGCGATGCCTCTTCCGGCAACCTGCTCCGCGCCTTCGACGGCGTCCACCCTCCGCCGCCTGGTCCTCTGCGCCTGCGCACTGCTGCACTACTACTCACCTTCCGCAGCGACGCACGAGGCCATGCTCAAGGATTCGCTCTCACCTACCGTGGTGAGCAGGGGCTAGCCCTCCTGCCCACCTCCTCATCCCCGCCAACACAACCCTACTTCTGGCCACTTCGCCTCATACCTCTCTCCGCAGGGCTGCAGGACACAGTGGAGGACAGCGCATCTCTTAAGGTTTCGGCCGAGACTCCTGCAGGGGACCCGGATGGTGCCAACGTGAGCTGCAGCCCTAAGCCCGGAGCTGCACAGGCTTCCATAGGGGGTAAGGCTGGCTTGCAAGGTGGGAACTAGTCAGGGAGTGGCCCCTGACCAGTTGTCCTCATCACACCCTTGTGCCCGCAGCCCGAGTCTTCTCCACCGTGACGGCCATCTCCgtgttgctgctgttgctcctGTCGCTGCTGCGTTTGCTGCGTCGACGGTGCGGGCGCTGGGGCAGGGCGTGAGGGCAGACCCCGCACTGGGTGCCTGATGCCTCGTGCTCGGGGTGTGGGGGCTCTAGTGGGGAGCTGGGACGGGGAAACAAAGCTAAGAAGGTCCTGGGTTTTTAAGGGGGCGTGGCCTTGGGAGAGTTACACGTGGGTTCGCAGGCAGAGCAGGATGTTGGAGGCAAGACCGAGTATGGGTCCAGCTGACGTCTGCTCCCTCTCTAGGAGCTGTCTGCTGGCTCCAGGAAAAGGGTCTCTGGCCTTGGGACCTTCCCGGGGCCCCGGGAGAAGCTGGGCTGTGTGGTACCGCCGGCCCCGAGGGGTGGCCCTGCCCTGTCCCCCAGGAGACTCTCAGGCTGAGGGTCCTGCTGCGGCCTACCGGCCCCTCAGTGCCTCCAGCCAGAGCTCCTTGCGCTCCCTCGTCTCTGCTCTCTGACACCAGACGTCCGGGGTCCATCACAACTTCTGCCAACGAGATGGACACCTGAGATACTATGCAGCACCCTACCTCTTCCTTGTGCCCTTTAAAGGCCGCTCGGTCTCTGGTCATCTCGGGGAGACCTGAAAATCGGACAGGAAGCATCCAGTGCTATTTGAGAACTTGGTCTGACCCTTGGGGTCCAGATGGTTGAAGCGAGCCAAAGGGCAAAAGGAACCCGACACCCTAATCCTTGGACGTTGATGTGAAAGGTGGTGTCGGGCTTCAGGGTTCTTTGCGCCTCTTTTGGAGACGGTCCCGGACTGCTGCCCTTAATGAAAGGTTAGGGGTCAACAAAAGTGATCTAAAGAACTGATCAGAGAACCATAGATTTAAAATAAAGGGCCTATTTTGGTAGTCTTCAGCAAGTTCTTTGTGTGAGGGAGGAGTTATGTTAATAAGGATGTCGGGTAGGAGGTGAGATGCTGGGCGTTTCAACCGTGAGCTTTCTTGTGAGAGAGGAAGTGGAAGCCGGCTGTGGGTAGAAGTTCCTTTCTGGTACTCGCAAGAGTAGAGAGCCAACCTTTCTTCCCTGGCCTCCTGCCTTAGCCGGTTCCTTGTCTGTACCGGACCCAGCAGCGGAGGGTGTGCCTTGTGGGCGTTAATAGGGAGAGAGTTGGGTGGAACCCAAGCTCTAAGAAGCCTGGCCGGAAGGGCTGGGCCTCTCCAAGAGCTTCAGGTGCGTCACACATCTTAGACGCTTCGGTACCTGGCCAATAGGGGCATATTTTAAAAGTGGGTACGCGCCAGCGTTGCGCTGGACTTCTCTGGAGGGGCCTTAGCCAGCAGCACCTTGGACAGAGTCTGACTAAGGGCTTAGGCCATGGGTAGCCAGGCTCGAGGTGGATATCCAAAGGTGCGGCAACCTGGAGATTACTAAGAAAGCTGGGGTGTGAAATGTTGGTAGACGCCAGGTGCCAGGCCACTCCAGTAGAGAAGCCCAACCCAGAACATCGCGTCCCAAGCCCAGCACCCCATGCAAAGAAGACTGGAACCGCACATGTTAAAAAGAGAAGGCCGGGGCGGTCTCGGGGCGGAGCATCCCCGCCCGCAGCGCCCATTGGTCCTTACAACGTGAACGTCAGGAATCCAGCGCGCGAAACATGGGCAGGGTGGCGGGGGCGAGGAGCCGGGGTGGAGCCTGGCGTCCCCTCCAGCGTCCGGCCGCGCCCGTCCTCAGGGCTGCGGCTAGAAGCCGGGCTGCCGTTGCGGCCAACGGGATCGCTCCCTGCGGTGCTCTGCCACGGTGGAAACTGGACGCACTGAGCTTCGGTAGCCGGGTCGCCAGCTTCCTTTCCCTTGCGGGGGCGTCGAGCTCGCGCGTGCGCCGcgagagagggaagagggccGGGACCCCCGGCTTACCCTACGCTGGGCGACCGGACAGCCCGGAGGTGAATTGGGATGAGCTTCCCAGCTCTGCGACTCCGCTGAGGGAGACGCCTGAAATCAGAGGGTCGCTGGCCGGCCGCAGTGCGTGAGGCCATGGCGTTCCTGTCCGGGCCGCGCCTGCTGGACTGGGCTAGCTCGCCACCGCACCTGCAGTTCAATAAGTTCGTACTGACTGGCTACCGGCCGGCCAGCAGCGGCTCGGGCTGCCTGCGCAGCCTCTTCTATCTACACAATGAGCTGGGCAACATCTACACACACGGTAGGTGAGCGGCTACCTCATGCTTTATGCTTCCTGCACTCGCGGCCGCCTTGTATGTGAGCGCAGCAGCCCCCGAGTCCAAGTCCTAGGCTGCCCCTGCCCTGGTTGGGCCGGGCGCCGCGGTGACAAAGCTGCCATTGTCCCAAGCTTCGTTGCCAGCTTCTGCTTTTCCAACAGTGCCccagggcaggagaggggagcagagtgGGAGCCAGCTTAATCCCGCTGAGCTCTAGGGGTAAGGATCCTAATATCTCCTTGGTAATCCTGTGCCCTGGGCACCCTCCCCCTCTAGCGCTCGTCCTGGAGATGGGCGTTCACTGACTAGGAGGAGTTAGAAAGAAGAAGACCGCCCCTGCCCGGCCCAAGCCCCTCCTCATGGGGGCCTAAAGTCCCTGCCACCCTAGCAGTACCGTGGGGCTCCGCACGGTggcccttcccccctcccctttgcGGCCCCTAGAGCTCTGCTGACACAGCCCTGGCCTGTCCTTGAGCCGCCCCAGCTGGGAGAGAGGACTAGAGCCAGTTAGGTTTAGCTTTGTGCTTTTCCctaaaggagagggagcacgTTATTGTTTTTGTCGCACCCCCACCAAGAGTGAGGCTGATGCCTGCTTTTGTCCTCTGTTAGGGCAATGCCAACTGCCTGTGGGGAAGGGTGGGAATCTCCAAGAAAGGCCAGCACCCGGAAGGAACAGAGCTCCTAAAAACACCCCCAATAGAGATAGGATAATCTTATTTCGGGCCCCTTCCTTTCGTTCTGGCCTTTCCTGACCTTCCTTCTTTATGTAAAACGAAAAGACCCAAAGCCTCCATCTGCCTGGGCATTTGACAATGTTAAGTAACCCTGAGTCTGGTTTGTCCCT from Microtus ochrogaster isolate Prairie Vole_2 chromosome 7, MicOch1.0, whole genome shotgun sequence encodes:
- the Kremen2 gene encoding kremen protein 2 isoform X2, which gives rise to MGTLVLQCLLFLFPTLLPPRGASAGSLHSPGLSECFQVNGADYRGHQNYTGPRGAGRPCLFWDQTQQHSYSSASDPQGRWGLGAHNFCRNPDGDVQPWCYVPETEEGIYWRYCDIPTCHMPGYLGCFVDSGAPPALSGPSGTSTKLTVQVCLRFCRMKGYQLCGGDGRLGIYEVSVGSCQGNWTAPQGVIYSPDFPDEYGPDRNCSWVLGQMGAALELTFRLFELADSRDRLELRDASSGNLLRAFDGVHPPPPGPLRLRTAALLLTFRSDARGHAQGFALTYRGLQDTVEDSASLKVSAETPAGDPDGANVSCSPKPGAAQASIGARVFSTVTAISVLLLLLLSLLRLLRRRSCLLAPGKGSLALGPSRGPGRSWAVWYRRPRGVALPCPPGDSQAEGPAAAYRPLSASSQSSLRSLVSAL
- the Kremen2 gene encoding kremen protein 2 isoform X1, which encodes MGTLVLQCLLFLFPTLLPPRGASAGSLHSPGLSECFQVNGADYRGHQNYTGPRGAGRPCLFWDQTQQHSYSSASDPQGRWGLGAHNFCRNPDGDVQPWCYVPETEEGIYWRYCDIPTCHMPGYLGCFVDSGAPPALSGPSGTSTKLTVQVCLRFCRMKGYQLAGVEAGYACFCGSESDLARGRPAPATDCDQICFGHPGQLCGGDGRLGIYEVSVGSCQGNWTAPQGVIYSPDFPDEYGPDRNCSWVLGQMGAALELTFRLFELADSRDRLELRDASSGNLLRAFDGVHPPPPGPLRLRTAALLLTFRSDARGHAQGFALTYRGLQDTVEDSASLKVSAETPAGDPDGANVSCSPKPGAAQASIGARVFSTVTAISVLLLLLLSLLRLLRRRSCLLAPGKGSLALGPSRGPGRSWAVWYRRPRGVALPCPPGDSQAEGPAAAYRPLSASSQSSLRSLVSAL